The Verrucomicrobium spinosum DSM 4136 = JCM 18804 DNA segment AATCCCACATCGTCATCAATGTCTGCACGGCCTTCGTCAACATGTCGGTCATGGATGCCTGCCTGGAGACCGGCGCGGCTTACATCGACACTGCCGTCCACGAGGACTCTGCGGTGATGAATGCGCCCTATCCCTGGTATGCGAACTTCGAGTGGAAGAAACGGGAGCAATTCGCCCAAAAAGGCGTCACAGCCATTCTCGGGGTCGGTTTTGACCCCGGCGTCGTCAACGCCTACTGCGCCTATGCCGCACGCTACGAATTCGACTCGATCACTTCCATCGACATCATGGATGTGAACGACGGCAGTCACGGTCGCTTTTTTTCCACGAACTTCGACCCCGAAATCAACCTGCGTGAGATCATCGAGGACGCCGGTTGCCTGGAGGACGGCGAATGGCGCACGTTTCCCCACCACTCCCGCACCACTGATTACGACTTCCCTGAGGTGGGCGAGAAGAAGCTGTATCTGATGGGGCACGATGAGGTTCACTCCCTCTCGAAGCACATCCAGGGTGTCGAGACTGTGCGCTTCTGGATGGGATTCGACGACCACTACCTGCGCTGCCTGGAGGTCTTCGAAAAGACCGGCCTGCTCAACCACGAGAAAGTCACCACCTCCTGCGGCCAGAGTGTTGTCCCGCTCCGTGTGCTCAAGGCCTGCCTGCCCAACCCCGCCAGCCTCGCGCCAGACTACACGGGCAAGACCTGCATCGGCACCCTCATCAAGGGCCACAGCAAGGGCGAGCACAAGGAAATCTTCATCTACAACATCTGCAGCCACGAGGAGACTTTTGCCGATGTGGGCTCCCAGGCCATCGCCTTCACTGCCGGCGTCCCGCCCGTTGCCGCCGCCATGCTCCTGGCCCAGGGCGACTGGGACGTGAAGGGCATGGCCAACGTCGAGGAACTGCCCCCGCTCCCATTCCTGAAACTGCTTTCGCACCTCGGACTTTCGATGGCGATCCGCAAGGGCACGGAGGCGGATGCGCCTGAGCCCGGCGAACTGATCTGCGCCTGACCTTTTCCTCGAACCGATGACTCCCGAGAAAAATCCCGCGCTGAACGGCGCGGTGCTGCCCACCTTCTTTTACTACGCGGTCCCGTCCATGGTGGGGTTGATCGCGCTCACCACGACGAGCCTCGTTGATGGCATCTTCGTGGGAAACTATGTCGGTGCAGACGCTCTCGCCGCGGTCACCCTCCTCGTCCCGCTCCTCACTGTGCTCTACGCCCTCGCGCTGATGTTTGCTATCGGTGGATCGGTGGGCGCGGGCACGCACATGGGTGCGAAGGATCCAGGCACGGCATCCTCGGTCTTTAGCCAGACCCTCATCGCCACGGTCGCTACCACGACTCTCTTCACCCTCGCGAGCATTGTCTTCGAGCCCTGGCTGTTCCGGCTGCTCAATATCCCGACCGAGTTGGTGCCCATGGTCGGCGAATATTTCGGCATCCTGCGCTGGACCCTCATCATCCAGCTCACGACGATGGTTCTCTACTACTTCGTGCGGGCCGACGGCCATCCGATTCTTGCCACGATCTCGCTTCTCGTCGGCTCGCTGGGGAACATTGGTCTCGACGTGTTCTTCGTCTGCCAATGGGGGTGGGGCCTCGCCGGTGCCGCGTGGTCCACCGCCATCGCCCAGGTGGCGCAGGCCGCGGTGCTCTGCATCTACTTCTTCAGCCGGAGGCGGACGCTGCATTTCATCTGGCGGCAGACCCGTTGGTCCCATCTTTTCAAGGCCTGCTACAACGGGGTGTCAGAATTCATCAACGAGATCTCCGCTGGCATCATCATCTGGCTGCTGAACTTCCTCCTCATCGGCCGCCTGGGCGTGGACGGCGTCGCCGCTTTCAGCGTCGTGAGTTATTACATCTACCTCAGCTTGATGCTGACCTACGGGGTAGCTGACGCCCTCCATCTCCTTGTCAGTCAGAACTTCGGCGCGGGGAACCACCAGCGCATCCGGCAGTTCCTCTCCACTGCGCTCATTGGATCGAGTGGCATCGGCCTCAGTCTCGCCGTCTCTCTGCTGCTTTTCGGCGACCAGCTCACCGGTTGGTTCCTGAGCGGTGAGGATGCCGCCATCGTCGAAGAGGCAAGCCGCCTTGCCTTTGCCATCTGGCCGCTCTTCCTCGTCAACGGCGTCAACGTCATTCTGAGTTGCTACCTCACCGCCATCCACAGGCCAACCCCATCGGCCATCGTGGCGATTCTGCGCGGTCTCATCCTGCCTGCCTGCTTCCTCCTTGGCCTCGCCCACCTTTTCGACCAGGCAGCCCTCCGGGACAGCTCTTCACAATGGTCCTTCCTCTGGGCTTTACCGCTCGCCGAATGGATCACCTTCGCCGTCGCCATCGCCTTTTGCTACCGCCATCGCCCCGACCGATTCGAACCTGCATTCCCGATTCAACCCGTCGAGGACTGATTTTCCCCCCCATGCAACTCACCGCTGCCGACGCCTCGCTCCAGGCTTTTTGCAACTGTTACCTCCGCGAAGTCAACGAAGGGTTCTGGCACGAGCCCGGACATTTCTTCGCCCACTTCGGCCTCGCCGCCGGGACCGGGGTCCGCGATGTCGTGGAGCTTTCACTTCCGCAGGTCCGCACGACCCTCGCCCTCTTCATTCGCTACCGATCCCTGGTGGGACGTCATACAATCGCCGAAGTCCACGAACGCTCCGCCGGTGCATCAGCCTGGCAGAAGCTCGATGCACTGACGGCTCAGCTCCGGCTCATCGACGAAATCTACGCGAAACATCCCGGCAGCCCACAACGCCTCGAACTGCTGTCGCGGGTTGTCGAGAGCCATCAGGTGATGGAGCGCTATCTCGCCCACCGCCGCGCGAGGAGGGATCTAGGAAATCCAGAACGCGAGACCTCGTTCATCGAATCCGAACAGGCCGTCGTCACGGGCCACTGGCTCCATCCCACGCCCAAGTCGCGCCAGGGCATGCACGCCTGGCAGCACCCCGTTTACACTCCCGAGCTCCACGGGCGGTTCCGGCTGCAATTCTTCGCTGCCCGCCACGAGCTTGTCATCCAGGATTCCCTCCTGGACATGTCTGCTGAGACCCTAAGCTTTGAGATCGCGTGCCACGGACTCGACGAAACCGCTCGCCAACGTCTCGCCGATCTCGCTGCCTCTGGCTACGCTCTGCTGCCCGTCCATCCGCTGCAGGCCCACTGGCTTCATCACCAGCCTCACGTGCGGGAACTCCTGGCCGCAAAGTCGCTGATCGCCCTCGGCGAGCTGGGGCCCTGTTTCACCCCCACATCCTCGGTGCGCACTGTTTATTCGGAAGATCTCGACTGGATGCTCAAACTCTCCATTCCGGTGAAACTCACGAACTCCCTCCGGCTCAATCTCAAGAGCGAGCTCGGCGACAGTGTCTGGATCACCCAACTCCTGCGAGAATGTCGCGTGGAGGACGAGTTTCCCGGCTTCTTCGTCCTTGAAGACCCCGCCTATCTGGGCCTCGACCTGCCTGGGATCGAGGAAACAGGATTTGAGGCCATTTTTCGCGCCAATCCCTTTCGCGACTCAACTCGTCACCCAGCCGTCCACTCCATTGCCGCCCTCACCGAGGATCCTCTTACTGACGCGGACCACTCACGTCTCTTCGACCTTGTGTGGCGTCTGGCTGAGCGGCGCAGCATCTCCCTGTCCGAAGCCGCGCAACGCTGGTTCGATGCCTACTGGATCGTGGCCATCGCCCCCGTCCTCGGTGTGTATGACCAGCACGGCATCGCCCTTGAGGCGCACCAGCAGAATGTCGTCATCGGCTTTGCTGGCGACGGAATACCCGAGGCCTCCTACTACCGCGACATTCAGGGCATCGCCCTGGCCGAAAGTCATCGCGGGACCCTCGTCGCACTTGTGCCTGAGCTTGCCGACCTTCCAAAAGTATTCGAGCCCGATGACATCGTTCGCAACGGTCTCGGCTATTATCTTGTCTTCAACCACCTCTTCGCCATCGTCCATCGCTTCGGCGCTGATGGATTGATTGACGAGCAGGTCCTCCTTAGCCACATCGAAGCCAAACTCGACGCTGTACGCGCCGCCATGGAAGGCCCCGGTGCCGCCCTCATCGACATCCTTCTGCAAAGCGACTCCCTGCCTTGCAAGGCGAACCTCCTCACCCGCATTGAGGACCGCGACGAAATCGAGTCCGAATGCGAACTCGCCGTTTATGTACCGATTGCCAATCCGCTGGAGCGAGGATTCGGAGATGGCGTGAAAGGAGCCGATTACAACACGGCAGGGAAGAACCGCATCGAGCGTCTCGCCACCCAGAAAAACTATGGGCAGCACGGCATCCCGGTCACCACGGACATCGTCCCCAGTGCGGACCACGACGAAATAGAACTTTTCCCCGCGGTCCAGAAGTTGCTCGAAGGCGAGATCATCAAATGAGAGCGCAGTTTTCTGAGTTGCCTTGATCCGACTCAGTGGTTGCCCAAGCAAGAGCAGAGGCGGCGCGGGCATCAAAGGAGTGACATGCTTTAGCTTGTCTCAGTCCGACGTGGGTGGCGCGGTGGACAGGTTAGAACCTGTCACTACTTTGCCGCCAAGACTGGCTTGAAGGTGGCCTTGCGCACTGCCCCTCGAATGCCACCCCTGCGCCCCGCCCCCGGCCGGGTAGGTGCTAGGGTGTTTCCCAAATCAGGCGCAGGCCGCCCTCGCGTGCCGCGAAGCGGTCGAGGTGGTCATCAATCGCGCCCCAGTAGGCGTCGAGCTGTGTCATTGTGAACGCAGTGAGATGGACATCGAGCCGGGACTCCGTCGAGCGGAAGAGGGCCGTCGCATCCTCGGGATAGTCGGGGTCGTCTTCTTCTTTTGGAAAAACGACTTTGGCCCCCTCGTCATCAAGCTGGACGTCGAATTTGCGCGCCCAATGCTTGCAGAGAATGTTGATATAGCGTCGGCCGTTTTGGACTTCGGCCGTGCCGCTGCGTGTGAGAGTGGTCATGGGTAATTTCCTGTGTTTGCTACTAGGGCATCATATGTTTCGGGTGCACCGACGTGGGCATCATCCGCAGCACTGACATGTGGTAGCACATGTTGCCACGGTCCTCGACGGGCTCGGAGTACAGGTCGGCCAGGGCGGCCTCGCGGAAGCTGTGCGGCCCCACGATGCGGTAGGCTGAGGGGTTGAAGCTGCCGAACCAGACCTGGATGAACAGCTTCGGGTTGAGGAACAACATGCGAAGCGGCAGGAGGCAGCCGATCTCCCGCGCGAGAGCGTCAAGGTATAGAACCTGGGAGGGGTGGGATTCGGTGTGCCGGGGGCTCAGCCCGGTCCAGTACTCCTCCCAGCTCTTCTCCTCGGCGATGACCTCGGCGAGGTTGGGAGGCGGCTGCAACTTCCCGCTGAGCACCCGTGCGAAGTAACGGGCCTGCATCTCCGCGCAGATCGGGATACCGCCGGAGAAGGGACGCAGGAAGCCGATGAAGGCGACCCTGCCATCGTGACCGGGATGCAGAAAGTGCCGGTAGAGGTTGCGGACGTTGCCGTCTTCGATGCTCAGATCCCCCAGCGTCAGATCGCGCTCGTAGCCGGTGCAAAGCACCACCGCGTCGTACTCGGCGTGCACACCATCTTTGAAGTGGACGGTGTTGCCCTCGGCACGTGCCAGCCCGGTGTCGTTCACCACCACTTTGCCGTTCACTATGCTCGGGATGAAGCTGACGTTCTTGCAGAAGATGCCGCGAGGGCTCCAGCTGCCTTCCGGGTGGGACTTCTCGTTCCACTTTTTGATCAAGTCCCAGTTTTCCTTCTCCTCCTCGCAGCCCACGTCCATCTTGTAGGGCACCATGGGCTCGCCGAGCAGGTTGACGTCTGCGTAGGTCCGCGGCTTGATCCGCTCACGCAGGGCCTGCACGATGCCACCAAGGGACGAAATCAGCCCCAGGCCGACTGACATGGCACCGAATGCCGTCTTGGCCAGCCGACTGCTGCCCCAGAACGTTTTGTAAGGCACGGGGCGCTTGGTGGCGCGATCGTACATCTCGTGATGGTGCGCCCGCACGGTGCGGCTGTCGGTGCTACGGTGGTCATCCACGATCCGCGCCAGCAGGAAAGTGTAGGAGCGAATGGCCAGGGTGGTCTTGGAGGCGGTCTCGCTGATCTCCCGCACAATGTCGGCCCCGGACTCAGCCAGGCCGACGATCAGCACGCGCTTGCCGCGGAAGCGCTCGGCGTTGCGATACCCCGCGGAATGCACGATCTCGCCGGTGAAGCCGGCCAGCTCGGGGAACTGACGTTGGGGCGTCTTGAAAGGGCCGGAGCACATCGCCACCGCGTCGAAGTTCTCACTGACCTCGACTCCGCGGCAGCAGGATGTGACGACATAACCCTGACTGGTCTTCCTGACATCGGTAACCTCCGTGTCGGAGCGAATGCAGCCCAAAAGGTTGAAGCGGGTGGCGTACTCGGTCAGGTAGTCGAAGTACTCCTGCCGGGAATAGAATTTGCGGCCACCCTTGAAGGGAAAATCTGAGAAGGCCATCAACCGCATGGAGATGGTCAGCTTCAGGTGGTCGAACGCCTTCGTCTTCGTGCCGTCGTCCCCGTCACGGAGCCAGATCCCGCCGACGCCGGAGTTCTTGTCGTAGCAGACGACCTCGTGTCCCTCATCGCGCAACTGTTTGACCGTAGTCAGTCCACACGGACCTGCTCCAACAACACAAACTCTCATCTACGAAATCTCCTTTTTTTATGTTTGGTGGTTCTTGCGGCGCCACCGCAGATCGATCGCTTCGATTGCGGGTGGCAGTTTTTCGAATCGATTATCTGATATTGAGATTCATTAGCTCTGTCAACATGAGAAAATGTGCTGGATTTGTTGTAGGCCGTTTGGCAGGCGAGGAAGCTGGAACGGCAAGGCGACAAGATGTGATCGACTTGGTTATGACCTCGACATGCTGGTGATGTGTGGATAAAACCTATTCCGGCTTTGAGACGCGCTGGATGCGAAGTGCCCATATTTTTACCTATGAAATGGGTGGGAGAATCTTTTTCACGGTGCCGGACTCCGCAGCATTGAAGCCGCGGCAGAACCCTTGGTAGTTTGTCTGCCAATCGAATTCCGCGATGCCGCTTTTGGCACCCCGGTCGTTGTAGATTCCATTTCTCTCCTCAAACCGTTTTGAAGGTCCTCGCCTCGTTGTTTCATCTGCCGGTCGTCTCCTGGAGACCGCTGCTGGCATTGACCTCTCTCAATCTTCTGGGAGGGGCCGGATGGTCACCTGGACCAGATGTTCCCCGCCCCTTGCTGTGAGCGGCTCCAGCTGAACGATGACAATCTGGCCGAGGACAGGCTTAACGCAGTCAATACCCGAACCATTTTCCTGCCAGGCAAATCCATCATGAACTCATTCGGTGATCATCCCGTCAGGCTGGAACGCCTGGTCAAAATCTATGCCCAGGGCCTGCGACAGATCCATGCGCTCCAGCAGGTCGATCTCACGGTAAAGTCCGGTGAGTTCGTCGCCATCATGGGAGCTTCTGGCTCGGGCAAGAGCACGCTCCTGCATGCCATTGCCGGCTTGACGGATGTGAATGAGGGCAAAGTGATCGTGGCGGGCCAGGACCTCGCCGCCTTCTCAGACGCAGCATTGACCCGATTTCGACGGAAACAGGTGGGCATGGTGTTTCAAGCCTTTAACCTGATCCCCAGCCTTACGGCGGAGGAGAACATCCAGCTCCCTGCCATGGAGCTGCCGGATGTGAAACAGCGGGCGGAGGCGATCATGACGCGCATGGGTCTGCTGGACCGCCGGCACCACCGGCCCGATGCCCTCTCCGGAGGGGAGCAGCAACGCGTGGCCATTGGCCGGGCTCTCATGATGGAGCCCGCCATACTGCTGGCAGATGAGCCCACGGGAAGTCTCGACTCCCGCACCGGGCAGGAGCTTTGCCAGGTGCTGAGTGACCTCGTGACACGAGAGGGGCGCACCACGGTGATGGTGACCCATGAGCCCCGTGTGGCGATGTGGGCGGACCGGGTGGTGGTGTTCAAGGACGGCCGGTGCCTCTCGGAGTTTCCTGTAACCCCCGGGGCTGGGGCGGAAGCGGTCGCCCTGGCTTATGAACACGCGCTGCAATCAGCTGTATGAAGACGCTTCTAAGGCTGTCCTGGGCCCATGTGCGGGAACATCCCCTGCGCCTCACCCTCACCTCGCTGGCCACTGCGGCGGCCGCGGCCATGGTGATCTGGGTGGTGAGCGGCTATGATGCGCTGCTCAAGACGTTCGATGAGTACGCGAACCTCGCGCTCGGCCGCTATGAGCTCTCCGTGGCCCCCATCAGCCACTTCAGCCAGGTGGCACCCGGCGTCATCCCGGCTCCCGCGCAGAAGGACGTGCCGGTGGAGTCCGTGGCGCTGTTGCGCGCCGATCCCGCGGTGCGGGTGGTGGATCCCATGTGGGCTGCGCAGACCACCGTGGACCGGGCGGAGCCTTCCGGCGCCGCAGGTCGGCGCGGTGAGCTGCCGGGCACGGTGGTGGGAACGGATGCGGAAGCTCCGCCCTTTGAGCTGGTGGACGGCCGGTGGATACGATTGGCCGACGGAGCGGAGGCCGAGGGCGTACTGAGCCTCGCCGCAGCGGAGGCTGCGGGAGTGCGGGTGGGGGATGAGCTGGTCGTCGGTTCAGGGAAACGACGGCAGCGTCTCCGTGTCGTGGGGCTGGTCCGCAGCCCGGACGTGTCCGGCTGGAGTGCCTCCGTGGCGAAGACGCAGACGATGACCCCCGCAGTGGGAGGGGTGTTTGTCTCCACGAACCTGTTGGAACGGGCCACAGGTGAGGCCCGCCGCATCAGTTTCATAGGGGTGGGTTTGAGAGAGGGAGCCGACCTCACCCGGTTCCGCTTCCAGTGGTCTCCCCGGCTGAGTGCTCTGGCCACGCCTTGCCAGTTCCAGGAGGCCCATGACATCGAGGAGGCGCTGGATGAAAGCGCCTCTGCGGAGAATCTCGAATTCCAAGGGCACATGGCCGCAGTCGTCGCCATGCTGGCCGCGTTCTTCATCATCCTGAGCACGCTGAACATGGGGGTGACGGAACGCATCCGGCAGCTCGCCATCCTGCGAGCGGTGGCGCTCACCCGGATGCAGACGGCCCTGCTGGTGGTGCTGGAGGCGCTGTTGCTCGGGGCGGTGGGTTACGTGGTCGGTTGCACCAGCGGCTGGCTTCTCATGAAGCTGGCGGTGGCCAGGGCTCCTGACCTGCTGGAAGACGGGGCGGTGGTGGGCTCGTTCAGTCTGATGCTCGCTGCGGTGTGTGCCTTTGGCGGGGCGTTGCTGGCCTCTTTCTGGCCGACGTGGCGGGCCATGCGGGTGCGCCCGCTGGATGTGATGGGCAAGCTCGCTGAGCCGCCTTCTGGAGGGCTCCGGCCCGGCTGGCTGGCACTGGGACTGGTCCTGCTCACGGTGTATCCCCTGGTGGCCCGCGTGCTGCCGCATGGGGATGAGGCGCCCTTTGTTGCCTACCTGGTGGTGGGGCAGTGCTGTCTGGCGGCGGGTGTCGTGCTGTGCAGCCCGGCGCTCGTGCATCTGGTGGATCGCGGCCTGAGTCCGCTGCTGGCCCGCGCCCTGGGCATCCCGCCGCGGCTGCTGTTGAGTCAGATTTCATCGAACTTGTCCCGCACCCTCGCCACGTCTGTCGCCCTCAGCGTCGGGCTCGGCCTGCTCATCGGCATTCACGTCTGGGGGCATACCATGCTGGGCGGGTTCCTTCCCGGTCGCTGGGCGCCGGACGCGATGATCGCCTTCCGCCCGGGCGGCATCGATCCCGCCGCGGCCGCCCAGATGAGTTCGTGGAAAGGCATCACGGAAGCCCTGCCGGTGGTCGTGGAACAACCCCGGCTCAAGGAGGATCTCACCCACAGTGCGGTGCGCGCCACCGTGGTGCGGCAGGACAGCGTTGTCATCGTGGGGGTGGATGCCCAGCGTGCCTTTGGCGGGAGCTCGCCGCTGTTCAAGTTTCAGTGGGTTCAAGGTCATGCGGAGCAGGCCGTGGCGCTGCTCCGGCAGGGGCGCGGTTGCATCGTGCCCGATCACTTTCTGAGGGAGTCCGGATTGAAGCTGGGGGATTCCTTTGAGCTGGTGCCGCCGGAACGTCCCGGGCAGCCGGTCGCCTACGTCATCGCGGCCACCGTGAAGATGCCCGGCTGGCATTGGCAGACGAAACCCACCGGCATGCGCACCCGCACCCACCGGGCGGCTGCCCTGGTCTTCGCGGACTACGCCACGGTGGCGCAGGACTTCCAGTTTCAGGCCGTCCCGTACGTGTGGCTCAACTGGGACCTTGACCAGACCCGCAGAGAGGCGGTGGAGGAGGCCGCCAGAAGGTTGTTGGAAATCTCCTCCGGAAAACCCGCTGTGGTGGGCGATCCGACCGCTGGGAGTGAGCAGCCCTACATCAAGTTGCACAGCATCGAGGACATTCGTGACATCGTGAATGCCCACTCCCGGCAGTGGCTCTGGGTCCTGAGCCGGCTGCCAGTGGTGGTGCTTCTCATCACCTCGGTGGGAGTGTTCAACACTCTGCTCGCCTCGGTGCATGCGCGGCGCTGGGACTTTGGCATTCTACGCTCCGTCGGCTACACCCGCAGCCTGTTGGTGCGTCTGGTGGTGGCGGAGGGTGTTTTGATCGGTGTCGTCGCAGGCGGCCTAAGCCTGGTATTTGGCACCCTTTCTGGATGGTGCGGCGCTGGCATGTCACGCTATATCAGCTTCTTTGGAGGGATGAACACCGATCTTGTCGTGCCCTGGCCGGAGGTGCTCAGCAGCTTGGCCGCTGTCCTCCTGCTGTCCAGCCTTGCCGCCCTGTGGCCCGCAATCTCCATCGGGCGCACCAAGCCGCTGCATCTCCTCCAACAGGGCCGGGGAGGCTTCTAATCCCCTTCGAAGATGAGCTTCAGATTGAGCTACGGCCGGTGTTGAAGGTGGATCGACGGAAGGTGAGTGCTGGCACCTGGTGTTTTGCTTGAGGCACGCTGACAGGACTGGCGGTCGGCGCTTGCAAGTGCCTTTCCAATCCCTGGCTCCACTTGCTGGTCGCAAGTCCCATGCCGAGAAGCACGAACAAGGCGCCTGCCGTGCGGTTCAGCCAGGTGCCGCAGCTTGGGCGCTCGCGCAAATGCCGTCCCAAGGAGCAGGCAAAAAGGGCGAGGAAAAAACCCCAGGTCGTGCCGGTGGTCTCAAAGGTAAGGCCGGACGGCCTTGATTTCTCTTCGATCTCTTCGTGCCATGCTGGCGATACCCATTCGAATGCTCCCTCGTCCAAGGGTATGCTCAAGTCTCGCGGAGATCAAGCTGGCGGTTCATCCCGCCGCTCGCATGGACGACCAGAGACCGAGCTGTTCCATGACTTGGTACCCCGAGTCTTCCTCCTCACGCAGTGGCACGGGCACGGAAGGGATGGGGACAGGTGTCGGAGCGGGGGCAGGGGGTGGGGTTGGCGCTGGTTCCAGTGCCTCCTCTACTGGAGCGACTTCTGGGAACGGGGCTGCGACCGGTGGGGCCAGGACGGCATGGGTCCGTCGGGCGACCTCCAGCCAGGGGAGGGGCTCGTGGCGGTTCGCGCAATGCACCTGGGCTGAGGTGACTCCGGCGGAGTGCAATGCTGCGGTGATCTTCTGGCGGGCCACGTTGGGGCAGTTGCAGTCTTCGCTGAGGTGACCCAGGATCACGTGCTGGAGATGCTCGTGCGCGAGATGCTGCACGAGCTCGGCGGCCTGTTCATTGGAAAGGTGGCCGTGCCGGCCGCTGATGCGCTGTTTCGTAGCCCAAGGGCGTTTGGTATCAGCTTCCAGCAGAGGGCCATCGTAGTTGGCCTCCATGAAGAGGGTGTGCACCCCCTTCAACCGGTCACGGATGAGGTTGGTGATGAAGCCCACATCGCTGAGCACTCCCAGGCGGGAATCTTCATCCTGAATGAGGAAGCCGACAGGATCGACCGCATCGTGCGGGACCGGGAAACACTCGATGCGGAGATCTTGAAACTGGAAGGCCGCGCCGGTTTGCATGATCCGCCACCGGGGCCTGGCTTTCTCAAAGCTGCTCATCAGGGTTTCCTGGGTGAGCGGGGTGCAGAAGAGGGGTACCTCATGTTTCCGACAAAGGACCTCCAGCCCGGCAGTGTGGTCGCCATGCTCGTGAGTGAGCAGAATGCCATCGAGCTGGCCGACGCTCAAGCCCACCTGTTCCAGCCGCTGAGTGATGCGGCGCGCGCTCAGCCCGGCATCCACGAGCAGGCAGGTGCGCTCTGTGCGGAGCACTGCACAATTGCCTGAACTGCCGCTGCCGAGCACCGTGAGGGAAAGCATGGCCGAGCTTAGCGGGAGATGGCCGTGGTGAAAAGCAGAAATGCCTGCGAGGGAACGCCTTCTGGCGACGGAGCATCTACACAATGCCTTCAGCGTTGAGGGCCTCTCT contains these protein-coding regions:
- a CDS encoding FtsX-like permease family protein → MKTLLRLSWAHVREHPLRLTLTSLATAAAAAMVIWVVSGYDALLKTFDEYANLALGRYELSVAPISHFSQVAPGVIPAPAQKDVPVESVALLRADPAVRVVDPMWAAQTTVDRAEPSGAAGRRGELPGTVVGTDAEAPPFELVDGRWIRLADGAEAEGVLSLAAAEAAGVRVGDELVVGSGKRRQRLRVVGLVRSPDVSGWSASVAKTQTMTPAVGGVFVSTNLLERATGEARRISFIGVGLREGADLTRFRFQWSPRLSALATPCQFQEAHDIEEALDESASAENLEFQGHMAAVVAMLAAFFIILSTLNMGVTERIRQLAILRAVALTRMQTALLVVLEALLLGAVGYVVGCTSGWLLMKLAVARAPDLLEDGAVVGSFSLMLAAVCAFGGALLASFWPTWRAMRVRPLDVMGKLAEPPSGGLRPGWLALGLVLLTVYPLVARVLPHGDEAPFVAYLVVGQCCLAAGVVLCSPALVHLVDRGLSPLLARALGIPPRLLLSQISSNLSRTLATSVALSVGLGLLIGIHVWGHTMLGGFLPGRWAPDAMIAFRPGGIDPAAAAQMSSWKGITEALPVVVEQPRLKEDLTHSAVRATVVRQDSVVIVGVDAQRAFGGSSPLFKFQWVQGHAEQAVALLRQGRGCIVPDHFLRESGLKLGDSFELVPPERPGQPVAYVIAATVKMPGWHWQTKPTGMRTRTHRAAALVFADYATVAQDFQFQAVPYVWLNWDLDQTRREAVEEAARRLLEISSGKPAVVGDPTAGSEQPYIKLHSIEDIRDIVNAHSRQWLWVLSRLPVVVLLITSVGVFNTLLASVHARRWDFGILRSVGYTRSLLVRLVVAEGVLIGVVAGGLSLVFGTLSGWCGAGMSRYISFFGGMNTDLVVPWPEVLSSLAAVLLLSSLAALWPAISIGRTKPLHLLQQGRGGF
- a CDS encoding MBL fold metallo-hydrolase, translated to MLSLTVLGSGSSGNCAVLRTERTCLLVDAGLSARRITQRLEQVGLSVGQLDGILLTHEHGDHTAGLEVLCRKHEVPLFCTPLTQETLMSSFEKARPRWRIMQTGAAFQFQDLRIECFPVPHDAVDPVGFLIQDEDSRLGVLSDVGFITNLIRDRLKGVHTLFMEANYDGPLLEADTKRPWATKQRISGRHGHLSNEQAAELVQHLAHEHLQHVILGHLSEDCNCPNVARQKITAALHSAGVTSAQVHCANRHEPLPWLEVARRTHAVLAPPVAAPFPEVAPVEEALEPAPTPPPAPAPTPVPIPSVPVPLREEEDSGYQVMEQLGLWSSMRAAG